A portion of the Oreochromis niloticus isolate F11D_XX linkage group LG10, O_niloticus_UMD_NMBU, whole genome shotgun sequence genome contains these proteins:
- the styxl1 gene encoding serine/threonine/tyrosine-interacting-like protein 1 isoform X1, with protein MSDNAELLSNRTHTNKAEADVLLVSAAFTWQAKLFGSLADISVPVQCFLVTAVLVMAKIVMCEPLELYNILNQCRGVPRLAEINYLCLIDANEAQDYYRSHIITAKNTKMDSEGTFLLPELVEVESMQHVVVYDNNTSSLQEQGRATACAQVFAKASLNPVKILRGGFQRFSAQYPFLRTEKILNTNMELESLKIYPVEIIAGLLYMGDEKQSMDSTLLKDLKIGAIVSISESHTLEFMKEIHTLLITPVADSVRSDLYSSFERICNFVISRQGRSRASAVTIAFLIHYLKYTLKEAWMHMLKCKPIMRPNTGFLQQLSNWELHTLGTKMTDFVSITFLTKEEIF; from the exons ATGAGCGATAACGCTGAGTTGCTTAGCAACAGAACCCATACAAACAAAGCGGAAGCGGACGTGCTACTTGTTTCTGCTGCGTTTACCTGGCAGGCCAAGCTTTTCGGATCTCTTGCTGACATTAGTGTTCCAGTTCAGTGTTTTCTTGTTACAGCTGTCCTTGTGATGGCTAAAATCGTGATGTGTGAGCCGCTTGAGCTCTACAATATCCTCAATCAGTGCCGAGGTGTGCCCAGACTCGCAGAGATCAACTACCTGTGTTTGATTG ATGCTAATGAAGCCCAAGATTACTACAGGAGTCACATCATAACTGCTAAAAATACTAAAATG GATTCAGAGGGGACATTCCTTCTTCCAGAGTTGGTTGAGGTTGAAAGTATGCAGCATGTGGTGGTCTACGACAACAACACAAGCTCTTTACAGGAGCAAG GCAGAGCAACTGCATGTGCCCAAGTGTTCGCTAAGGCTAGCCTCAATCCAGTCAAGATACTGAGAGGAGGCTTTCAGAGATTCTCAGCTCAATACCCCTTTCTGAGGACTGAGAAAATCCTGAACACCAACATG GAGCTGGAAAGCCTGAAGATTTACCCAGTGGAGATCATAGCAGGACTGCTGTACATGGGTGACGAGAAGCAATCCATGGACTCCACTCTTCtcaaagacctgaaaatcgGTGCTATCGTCAGCATCTCAGAGAGTCACACTCTTGA GTTCATGAAGGAGATCCACACCTTGCTTATCACCCCTGTGGCTGACTCAGTGCGGTCTGATTTATATTCAAGCTTTGAAAGGATCTGCAATTTTGTTA TTTCCAGGCAAGGCAGAAGCCGCGCCAGCGCAGTGACCATTGCATTTCTCATCCATTACCTCAAATACACACTAAAG GAGGCCTGGATGCATATGCTCAAATGTAAACCCATCATGAGGCCAAACACAGGTTTTCTGCAGCAGTTGTCCAACTGGGAGCTTCACACTTTGGGAACAAAAATGACTGATTTTGTCTCAATCacatttttaacaaaagaagaaatttTTTAG
- the styxl1 gene encoding serine/threonine/tyrosine-interacting-like protein 1 isoform X2 has product MSDNAELLSNRTHTNKAEADVLLVSAAFTWQAKLFGSLADISVPVQCFLVTAVLVMAKIVMCEPLELYNILNQCRGVPRLAEINYLCLIDANEAQDYYRSHIITAKNTKMDSEGTFLLPELVEVESMQHVVVYDNNTSSLQEQGRATACAQVFAKASLNPVKILRGGFQRFSAQYPFLRTEKILNTNMELESLKIYPVEIIAGLLYMGDEKQSMDSTLLKDLKIGAIVSISESHTLEFMKEIHTLLITPVADSVRSDLYSSFERICNFVSSHINMGSRVLIVSRQGRSRASAVTIAFLIHYLKYTLKEAWMHMLKCKPIMRPNTGFLQQLSNWELHTLGTKMTDFVSITFLTKEEIF; this is encoded by the exons ATGAGCGATAACGCTGAGTTGCTTAGCAACAGAACCCATACAAACAAAGCGGAAGCGGACGTGCTACTTGTTTCTGCTGCGTTTACCTGGCAGGCCAAGCTTTTCGGATCTCTTGCTGACATTAGTGTTCCAGTTCAGTGTTTTCTTGTTACAGCTGTCCTTGTGATGGCTAAAATCGTGATGTGTGAGCCGCTTGAGCTCTACAATATCCTCAATCAGTGCCGAGGTGTGCCCAGACTCGCAGAGATCAACTACCTGTGTTTGATTG ATGCTAATGAAGCCCAAGATTACTACAGGAGTCACATCATAACTGCTAAAAATACTAAAATG GATTCAGAGGGGACATTCCTTCTTCCAGAGTTGGTTGAGGTTGAAAGTATGCAGCATGTGGTGGTCTACGACAACAACACAAGCTCTTTACAGGAGCAAG GCAGAGCAACTGCATGTGCCCAAGTGTTCGCTAAGGCTAGCCTCAATCCAGTCAAGATACTGAGAGGAGGCTTTCAGAGATTCTCAGCTCAATACCCCTTTCTGAGGACTGAGAAAATCCTGAACACCAACATG GAGCTGGAAAGCCTGAAGATTTACCCAGTGGAGATCATAGCAGGACTGCTGTACATGGGTGACGAGAAGCAATCCATGGACTCCACTCTTCtcaaagacctgaaaatcgGTGCTATCGTCAGCATCTCAGAGAGTCACACTCTTGA GTTCATGAAGGAGATCCACACCTTGCTTATCACCCCTGTGGCTGACTCAGTGCGGTCTGATTTATATTCAAGCTTTGAAAGGATCTGCAATTTTGTTA GTTCCCACATTAACATGGGCTCTCGTGTCCTGATAGTTTCCAGGCAAGGCAGAAGCCGCGCCAGCGCAGTGACCATTGCATTTCTCATCCATTACCTCAAATACACACTAAAG GAGGCCTGGATGCATATGCTCAAATGTAAACCCATCATGAGGCCAAACACAGGTTTTCTGCAGCAGTTGTCCAACTGGGAGCTTCACACTTTGGGAACAAAAATGACTGATTTTGTCTCAATCacatttttaacaaaagaagaaatttTTTAG